A single region of the Brassica rapa cultivar Chiifu-401-42 chromosome A03, CAAS_Brap_v3.01, whole genome shotgun sequence genome encodes:
- the LOC103857801 gene encoding protein LURP-one-related 8, translated as MTKVHPKFPNTYEESLCDSKAAVVLTVWRKSLLFNCDGFTVYNSNGNLVFRVDNYMNSPKDNIVLMDASGLPLLSIRRKKLSMGDCWAVYDGETQRDPIFTAKKNVSILTNKRSLAWVSVKKTILYEVEGSYGQKSCKIVDVRNKKKTAEIKRKDAMVGGGSFGKDVFKLIVESDMEPRVAMALTIILDQMFRSY; from the exons atgacaaaAGTTCACCCAAAGTTCCCAAACACTTACGAGGAAAGCTTGTGTGATAGTAAAGCAGCCGTGGTTTTAACAGTGTGGAGGAAGTCTCTTCTCTTCAACTGCGATGGATTCACAGTTTACAACTCTAATGGAAACCTTGTCTTTAGGGTTGACAACTACATGAACTCTCCTAAAGACAACATCGTCCTTATGGACGCTTCCGGCTTACCTCTCCTCTCCATCCGCCGAAAG AAGTTGAGCATGGGAGATTGCTGGGCGGTATACGATGGAGAAACACAAAGAGACCCAATATTTACAGCAAAGAAAAACGTTAGCATACTAACAAACAAGAGGAGCTTGGCGTGGGTTAGTGTGAAGAAGACAATACTATACGAGGTTGAAGGATCATATGGTCAGAAAAGCTGCAAAATAGTAGACGTGAGGAACAAGAAGAAAACGGCAGAGATCAAGAGGAAAGATGCAATGGTTGGAGGAGGTTCCTTTGGCAAAGATGTGTTTAAACTTATAGTTGAATCGGATATGGAGCCTCGCGTGGCCATGGCATTGACCATCATTCTGGACCAAATGTTTAGATCTTATTGA